From a single Lentisphaera profundi genomic region:
- a CDS encoding GspE/PulE family protein produces the protein MKFLSQELIVQALKKNPKFESIEKPFDEWLLVDSGEVSEQELLEAYASICESTLVDEDEINEIERSEDINQEYLEEKHILPLQLNEAIQQIAVASPYLLNNISQQWKAFYDLDVEFVLLRKSFINRKINEIYHQGNKELFYDADDEKSLQDLAKEAPIVRLVNDVFSRALELRASDIHVEPGERELNIRFRIDGVLQTFFTPPRQQYSAIASRLKLIGGLNIAEHRIPQDGRIELMIVGQSTDVRMNTLPGMYGESIVMRLLMKNIQSFSLQTVGMNEALRIKFNKLIKNPHGLILVVGPTGSGKTTTLYCALNLLNSGNEKIITIEDPIEYQINGITQVQVKASVGLTFSNGLRAIVRQDPDIILVGEIRDKETADICINAALTGHLVLSTLHTNDAAGAISRLQDMGVENFLIASSLIGVLSQRLVRRSCEVCKGDIQQVCKNCGNTGYKGRIGIYELLMMSPVLQKAVINKQDSGELNKIAREEGMQVIRDNGLEKVAQGVTTQEEIIRVCSK, from the coding sequence ATGAAATTCCTTTCACAAGAACTGATAGTTCAGGCACTTAAAAAAAATCCAAAATTTGAAAGCATAGAAAAGCCTTTTGATGAATGGCTTTTAGTTGATTCAGGGGAAGTTTCTGAGCAAGAATTATTGGAAGCATATGCGTCAATATGTGAATCGACTCTTGTTGATGAAGATGAGATTAATGAGATTGAACGCTCGGAAGATATCAATCAAGAGTACCTCGAAGAGAAACACATTCTTCCCCTTCAACTAAATGAAGCTATTCAGCAAATTGCAGTAGCTTCACCTTATCTATTGAATAATATTAGTCAGCAGTGGAAGGCTTTTTATGATTTAGATGTAGAATTTGTTTTGCTACGGAAAAGTTTTATCAATCGTAAAATTAATGAAATATATCATCAGGGAAATAAAGAACTTTTTTATGATGCCGATGATGAAAAATCACTTCAAGATTTAGCCAAAGAAGCTCCCATTGTACGCTTAGTTAATGATGTGTTTAGTCGTGCTTTAGAGTTGAGAGCCAGTGATATTCACGTTGAGCCAGGAGAACGTGAGCTCAATATACGTTTTAGAATTGATGGTGTCCTCCAGACTTTTTTTACGCCTCCACGCCAACAGTATTCCGCCATCGCATCTCGACTGAAGCTTATTGGGGGGCTCAATATCGCAGAACATCGCATACCTCAAGATGGTCGGATTGAATTGATGATTGTAGGTCAATCCACTGATGTGCGTATGAATACTCTCCCAGGCATGTACGGGGAATCTATAGTGATGCGCTTATTGATGAAAAATATTCAGAGTTTTAGTCTCCAAACAGTGGGTATGAATGAGGCCTTGAGAATTAAGTTTAATAAGCTAATTAAAAATCCTCACGGCCTGATCCTAGTTGTGGGTCCTACTGGTTCAGGTAAGACGACAACCCTCTACTGTGCACTTAATCTACTCAATTCTGGCAATGAAAAAATCATTACCATTGAAGATCCCATCGAATATCAAATTAATGGCATTACCCAAGTACAGGTGAAAGCCTCCGTAGGCTTAACTTTCTCTAATGGCCTGCGTGCCATTGTTCGCCAAGATCCAGATATCATTTTGGTAGGTGAAATCCGCGATAAAGAAACTGCCGATATATGTATCAATGCAGCCCTTACAGGACATTTAGTTTTGAGTACTCTGCATACAAATGATGCAGCGGGTGCCATAAGTCGCTTGCAAGATATGGGAGTTGAAAACTTCCTTATCGCTTCATCGCTTATCGGAGTCCTTTCACAGCGCCTTGTACGTCGCTCTTGCGAAGTCTGCAAAGGTGATATTCAGCAAGTCTGCAAAAACTGTGGCAACACAGGCTACAAGGGAAGAATAGGGATTTATGAATTATTGATGATGAGTCCTGTCCTTCAAAAAGCAGTCATTAATAAGCAGGATAGTGGAGAACTTAACAAGATTGCCCGTGAAGAAGGTATGCAAGTTATACGTGATAATGGCCTAGAAAAAGTAGCTCAGGGCGTCACCACCCAAGAAGAAATCATTCGCGTTTGCTCTAAGTAA
- a CDS encoding secretin N-terminal domain-containing protein produces MKTYNLYILTLFLTVLLSCNQTDIDKEPPTHVEVNLSKNLSPDIAEEDLPDSGVIEAISPLKLMGEAQAQSAFPQRGETKSKASEFNRLADIMKSRATDPKFFEEIVPFDLVMDNLELGTAVKVFSETLEFEYILDPGVKGFVKADISLADSLTLYDAWKLFEQVLYINNAYASVSESGIVSVFPLSKIAQDSVIQSVDKSTGNVSLGFFPLKNINASDAVAQLKPFMGPNASLSVLAASNALLMVETSANLEKLKAIVEALDNHGKADWPQMTYKCQYVNAVKLLEELQSALPVLGFSINTGDATGQGVRMVALERLDVLVVSAPSQLVVHEIYKWIQILDTFESEGEEKVFYYPVKHGVSDDLVAALQLFFPNTANASTPGTTASTNSSSSRTGAAASTSNSTGTNRTRTSTSNTAKTNEPAASIFDEGVTIFEDMRRNQLVIRTKAKTFAMVKAILRHLDAPSMQVLIEVTAVEVELGEGLEFGFEYAATDKFGSGDNLSGIGVGSTNTDTPSFGPPGDLNPGISLLLQSAGVDSEFAFVQAVAGDSKTQLLFTPHILTLNGEPAEINIGQSVPIRVGSVSTSSNNDYEQIEYRNTGVIVRVTPQVSADKYVTLDTEIELSSIVEQDPDDVLIDSPTFNENTVKTKLLMKNKETILLGGIIQKGASQSTSGVPFLKDIPWIGFLFSSAKLGEKEKELVIFIKATVIEQESDFEGVLERYNDVMEYRDQSPEIK; encoded by the coding sequence ATGAAAACCTATAATTTATATATACTCACTTTATTTCTTACTGTACTTCTGTCCTGTAATCAGACGGATATAGATAAAGAGCCTCCAACACATGTGGAAGTGAATTTGTCGAAAAATTTAAGCCCAGATATAGCAGAGGAGGACTTGCCCGATAGCGGCGTAATTGAAGCTATATCACCCTTGAAGCTTATGGGCGAAGCCCAGGCGCAATCAGCCTTTCCACAGCGCGGTGAGACAAAATCAAAAGCATCTGAGTTTAATCGTTTAGCAGACATTATGAAAAGTCGAGCAACAGATCCAAAATTTTTTGAGGAAATAGTACCCTTTGACCTTGTGATGGATAATCTTGAGCTGGGCACTGCAGTAAAAGTTTTTAGTGAAACGCTCGAATTTGAGTATATTTTAGATCCAGGAGTCAAGGGTTTTGTAAAGGCCGATATTTCCTTAGCAGATAGCCTCACCTTGTACGATGCATGGAAGTTATTTGAACAAGTTCTCTATATTAATAATGCTTATGCTTCAGTCAGTGAGAGTGGTATTGTTAGTGTCTTTCCTTTATCCAAAATCGCCCAGGATTCTGTGATTCAATCAGTCGATAAGTCGACGGGCAATGTGTCTCTAGGATTTTTTCCTTTGAAGAACATTAATGCGAGTGATGCAGTTGCACAACTTAAACCCTTTATGGGGCCCAATGCCTCTTTGTCTGTTCTCGCAGCGAGCAATGCTTTATTGATGGTGGAAACAAGTGCGAATTTAGAAAAACTAAAAGCTATTGTAGAAGCTCTCGATAATCACGGTAAAGCTGATTGGCCACAGATGACATATAAGTGCCAGTATGTGAATGCAGTTAAATTATTGGAAGAACTGCAAAGTGCGCTCCCCGTCTTAGGCTTTAGCATCAATACGGGAGATGCGACTGGGCAAGGTGTGAGAATGGTGGCTCTAGAAAGGCTGGATGTTTTAGTGGTTTCAGCTCCTTCTCAGCTAGTCGTGCATGAAATTTATAAATGGATACAAATCTTGGATACTTTTGAATCAGAAGGAGAAGAGAAAGTTTTTTATTATCCAGTTAAACATGGGGTTTCAGATGATTTAGTCGCTGCTTTACAGCTCTTTTTTCCAAATACGGCTAATGCTTCAACGCCAGGGACAACGGCATCTACAAACTCAAGTTCCAGTAGGACGGGTGCCGCCGCTAGTACATCAAATAGCACTGGTACTAATCGCACACGAACAAGTACTTCTAATACGGCAAAAACGAATGAGCCAGCGGCGTCAATCTTTGATGAAGGAGTGACAATTTTTGAAGATATGCGACGCAATCAATTAGTGATTCGTACAAAAGCTAAAACTTTTGCAATGGTTAAAGCAATTCTTCGTCATTTAGATGCACCATCGATGCAAGTATTAATTGAAGTTACGGCAGTAGAAGTTGAACTGGGGGAAGGTTTGGAGTTTGGTTTTGAGTATGCAGCTACAGACAAATTTGGTAGTGGAGACAATTTAAGTGGTATTGGAGTGGGGAGTACCAACACAGATACGCCAAGCTTTGGCCCACCAGGTGATTTGAATCCTGGGATCAGTTTACTATTGCAATCTGCGGGTGTTGATAGTGAGTTTGCCTTTGTACAGGCAGTAGCTGGAGACAGTAAAACTCAGTTGCTCTTCACTCCCCATATTCTGACTTTAAATGGTGAGCCGGCAGAAATTAATATAGGTCAAAGTGTACCGATTCGAGTAGGATCCGTCTCAACTTCATCCAATAATGATTATGAACAAATTGAATACAGGAATACAGGGGTGATTGTTCGTGTTACACCCCAAGTTTCCGCGGATAAATATGTGACTTTAGATACTGAAATAGAATTATCGAGCATTGTCGAACAGGACCCCGACGATGTGTTAATTGACTCGCCGACTTTTAATGAAAACACGGTCAAAACTAAGCTTTTAATGAAAAATAAAGAAACGATTTTACTCGGGGGCATCATTCAAAAAGGAGCCTCACAATCAACGAGTGGAGTGCCTTTTTTAAAGGATATTCCGTGGATAGGCTTTCTCTTTAGTAGTGCGAAATTAGGTGAGAAAGAGAAAGAACTCGTTATCTTTATTAAAGCTACTGTGATTGAACAAGAAAGTGATTTTGAAGGAGTTTTAGAACGTTATAATGACGTCATGGAATACCGCGATCAAAGTCCCGAAATTAAATGA
- a CDS encoding prepilin-type N-terminal cleavage/methylation domain-containing protein translates to MRNRSFTLIEVIIATGIFALLCILCMKLTSSSLSNYEAQKDRARHISQLVILDKTLRKMFSNMVPFNWRDESGDKQSFFYGAVNEMRFAQLNKVNTLKDGGMRFIELILNEENELVANYQTRPFFNGEELIEGKYYTSLLAKDVEQIEFSYVSAIEESQSSEELEWLNEWLEERQDIPLAILLKVRWRDGSEENFMWRTAASSYDERLAPWDNGKLTQ, encoded by the coding sequence ATGAGAAATCGGTCGTTCACCTTAATCGAAGTCATCATTGCTACGGGGATTTTTGCCTTATTATGCATTTTGTGCATGAAGTTAACGAGTAGTTCTTTGTCGAATTACGAGGCTCAGAAGGATCGAGCCCGTCATATATCACAGTTAGTGATCTTAGACAAAACTTTGCGTAAAATGTTTTCGAATATGGTGCCTTTTAATTGGCGTGATGAAAGTGGTGACAAGCAATCATTTTTCTATGGTGCGGTAAATGAAATGCGTTTTGCCCAGCTTAATAAAGTGAACACACTAAAAGATGGAGGAATGCGCTTTATAGAACTAATTCTGAATGAGGAAAATGAGCTAGTTGCCAATTATCAAACACGTCCATTTTTCAATGGAGAAGAACTCATAGAAGGAAAATACTACACTTCGTTATTAGCCAAAGATGTAGAGCAAATTGAATTTAGCTATGTCTCGGCAATTGAAGAGAGTCAAAGTAGTGAAGAATTGGAGTGGTTAAATGAATGGCTAGAAGAACGCCAGGATATTCCTTTAGCCATTTTATTAAAAGTGCGTTGGCGCGATGGGTCTGAAGAAAATTTCATGTGGCGAACTGCAGCGAGTTCTTATGACGAGAGACTCGCTCCATGGGACAATGGGAAGCTCACACAATGA
- a CDS encoding type II secretion system protein, whose product MLNKSFTLIEVIIATVILSMASLIAVQILSRSAQLSFEAESTWGTSHLLSLGAEYHLLWGAEAEFPQELLPQGIAIECHTTEYVDDSMLEEDSLELNSTWQAMNIHVELWRDGELIDELVITKLLREQDL is encoded by the coding sequence ATGTTGAATAAAAGTTTCACTCTAATTGAAGTGATTATTGCCACGGTGATTTTATCTATGGCTTCACTTATCGCCGTACAAATTTTGAGCCGCTCGGCCCAATTAAGTTTTGAAGCAGAAAGTACCTGGGGGACAAGTCATTTACTTAGCTTAGGTGCAGAATATCATCTCTTGTGGGGCGCGGAAGCAGAGTTTCCACAAGAATTATTGCCTCAGGGCATAGCGATAGAATGTCATACGACTGAGTATGTAGATGATAGCATGCTAGAGGAAGATTCACTCGAATTAAATAGTACTTGGCAGGCGATGAATATTCATGTGGAATTATGGCGTGATGGTGAATTGATTGATGAGCTTGTGATCACTAAGCTGCTGAGGGAACAGGACTTATGA
- a CDS encoding type II secretion system protein GspG, which produces MKKRYFSLIEIIIVVTIIALIAAFVAPKIIGKGDDAKVELTKAEMNNLLGVIEIFKLQTGQLPESLNELVENTRQLKGWKRQMDKAPEDSWKNPLIFERSSNNRHGFVIRSLGADSAPGGQDANADLVVPEE; this is translated from the coding sequence ATGAAAAAACGTTATTTCTCATTAATTGAGATTATTATTGTGGTAACAATTATTGCCTTAATTGCCGCTTTTGTGGCACCTAAAATTATTGGTAAAGGTGATGATGCAAAAGTTGAGCTCACAAAAGCTGAAATGAATAACCTTTTAGGAGTCATCGAAATATTTAAGTTACAGACGGGGCAGTTGCCCGAGTCACTTAACGAGCTAGTAGAGAATACTCGTCAACTTAAGGGCTGGAAACGTCAGATGGATAAGGCCCCTGAAGATTCATGGAAAAACCCTTTGATTTTTGAACGCAGTTCCAATAATCGTCATGGCTTTGTGATTCGTTCTTTAGGTGCAGATAGTGCGCCAGGTGGTCAAGATGCCAATGCGGACCTCGTGGTTCCAGAAGAGTAA
- a CDS encoding type II secretion system F family protein yields the protein MPLYKFKVVDQSGAFSEVALDESSKDDALSRLRGRKLVPVSFIGEGGNTGKGALFTRAPFSLEDFTESLSMLLDAGISLDKSLAIIEETMEKEEARLFVADMRQGLHEGKKFSELIHDRSSFFPKIYKNLVEVGEESGALPMVLQRLQEYLQQKKEMRSYLLSASIYPLIISLISFSVVIFMLAYIVPQFAQTFAKANKKPSGLAAMLFDFSFFIKDNGTILLVLFVSLVGLLIYFFKGKRYKYQRDKLLLSLPLLKRLVIISDLSSYFRTLGILVGNGVHLLKSVQVSERVINNELIAKELAEVPGKLRRGSPLSTTLDEIAYIPLQVTKMLAVGEETGRLDEMMKRISERYEKELKQVIKNILSAFEPLVIIFLGVIIGGIVIVMFLAISDLTTLT from the coding sequence ATGCCTTTATATAAATTTAAAGTTGTGGATCAGAGTGGTGCTTTTTCAGAAGTGGCACTAGATGAAAGTAGCAAGGATGATGCGCTTAGTCGTTTGCGTGGACGAAAGCTGGTGCCTGTAAGCTTTATTGGTGAAGGTGGAAATACAGGTAAGGGAGCCCTATTTACACGTGCGCCGTTTTCTCTAGAAGATTTCACCGAAAGTTTATCGATGCTACTGGATGCAGGGATATCTTTAGATAAAAGTTTAGCGATTATTGAAGAGACAATGGAAAAAGAAGAAGCGCGTTTATTTGTTGCGGATATGCGTCAAGGTTTACATGAAGGAAAAAAGTTTTCTGAGTTGATCCATGATCGCAGTTCATTTTTCCCAAAGATTTATAAAAATCTCGTTGAGGTAGGTGAAGAATCCGGAGCTTTGCCGATGGTATTACAACGCTTGCAAGAATACCTTCAACAAAAGAAAGAGATGCGCTCATATTTGCTGTCAGCGAGTATCTATCCACTTATTATTAGTTTGATTAGTTTTAGCGTTGTTATTTTTATGCTCGCTTACATTGTTCCACAATTTGCTCAGACTTTTGCCAAGGCGAATAAAAAGCCGAGTGGTTTGGCCGCCATGCTCTTTGATTTTTCCTTTTTCATCAAGGATAATGGCACCATCCTTTTAGTCCTTTTTGTGAGCTTGGTCGGCTTACTGATTTATTTCTTTAAAGGCAAGCGCTACAAATACCAAAGAGATAAACTTTTACTTTCGTTACCTTTGCTTAAGCGCCTGGTGATTATTTCGGACCTTAGTTCTTACTTTAGGACACTCGGTATTTTGGTAGGGAATGGAGTGCATTTACTGAAGAGTGTACAGGTATCAGAACGAGTGATTAACAACGAATTGATTGCGAAAGAACTAGCAGAGGTTCCAGGCAAGCTTCGAAGAGGAAGCCCACTATCGACAACTTTAGATGAAATAGCCTACATCCCCTTACAGGTCACTAAAATGCTAGCAGTAGGCGAAGAAACTGGGCGCTTAGATGAAATGATGAAAAGGATATCGGAACGTTATGAAAAGGAACTCAAGCAGGTCATTAAAAATATTTTAAGTGCCTTTGAGCCCTTGGTTATTATTTTTCTAGGAGTCATCATCGGTGGAATTGTGATCGTGATGTTCCTCGCTATATCAGATTTAACAACATTAACTTAA
- a CDS encoding zeta toxin family protein yields MKKLYIVSGANGSGKTTFAKMLTEDLSLPFVNADEIAKELDPSNTTGGKMEAGRVFFQQVRHFIKEGQSFVLESTLSGKYLEKLIPKVQEQGFDVELIYIFLENPDVCIERIKERVLNGGHHVPNEDVIRRYYRSKNNFWNVYKEMVNQWFLVYNSDLRFKEFCIGIKDQYDINDTDIFTQFIKGVEDEI; encoded by the coding sequence ATGAAGAAGCTGTATATCGTATCAGGAGCTAATGGCTCAGGAAAAACAACATTCGCAAAAATGTTGACGGAAGATTTATCTCTGCCCTTTGTGAATGCCGATGAAATTGCCAAGGAACTAGACCCCAGCAATACGACTGGTGGAAAAATGGAAGCAGGCAGAGTTTTCTTCCAGCAAGTAAGGCATTTCATTAAGGAAGGACAAAGTTTTGTATTGGAGTCAACTCTTTCAGGTAAGTACCTTGAGAAATTAATTCCTAAAGTACAGGAGCAAGGTTTCGACGTCGAGCTAATCTATATCTTTCTCGAAAACCCTGACGTTTGTATTGAACGAATTAAAGAGCGAGTTTTAAACGGCGGTCATCATGTTCCAAATGAAGATGTTATTCGCAGATACTACCGCAGTAAAAATAATTTCTGGAATGTGTATAAAGAAATGGTCAATCAATGGTTCTTAGTCTATAACTCAGATCTTCGTTTCAAAGAATTTTGCATTGGCATAAAAGATCAATATGATATTAACGACACTGATATTTTTACTCAGTTCATAAAAGGAGTCGAAGATGAAATCTAA
- a CDS encoding AGE family epimerase/isomerase translates to MKTFMSKSFIEKHISGIIDFYEQNALDPQGGFFQTLALDGSVSQAEEKHLVSSARLSLVFALSGEYFDKQEHRTLAKEGIDFIEQYHWDTKRRGYNWTLINNEVGDATNHCYGLAFMLLLYSQATLSGVADYQPKINEVFELMEAQLWEANFGLYADQASADWSQIDSYRGQNANMHACEAMISAYEATQDAKFLDRAVLIAENICLRQTRDTKGYIWEHYDQNWQIDWDYNKDDPKNLYRPWGYQPGHFIEWSKLLLLINNHRPQAWLLTQAEYLYEEAMRLCWDTDFGGLVYGFGPDGKICDDEKYFWVQAETLAAQALLADQTQKEIYWQDYEKLWAYCWEKFSGEKHQPWQRLLNRQGKSIDPNVASPGAKIDYHTTCACFEILKIIK, encoded by the coding sequence ATGAAGACTTTTATGAGTAAATCATTTATCGAAAAACACATTTCAGGAATCATCGACTTTTATGAGCAAAATGCCCTCGATCCTCAGGGCGGATTTTTTCAGACTTTAGCTTTAGATGGAAGCGTCAGTCAGGCGGAAGAGAAGCATTTAGTATCATCGGCTCGATTGAGTTTAGTCTTTGCCTTAAGTGGGGAATATTTTGATAAGCAAGAGCACCGTACTTTGGCGAAAGAGGGCATCGACTTTATAGAGCAGTATCACTGGGATACTAAGCGCCGTGGATATAACTGGACCCTCATCAATAATGAAGTCGGCGACGCTACTAATCATTGCTATGGTCTCGCTTTTATGCTACTGCTTTATTCCCAAGCCACACTTTCGGGGGTCGCTGATTATCAGCCAAAAATCAATGAAGTCTTTGAGCTCATGGAAGCGCAACTTTGGGAAGCTAATTTCGGCCTCTATGCTGATCAAGCTAGTGCGGATTGGAGTCAAATTGATTCCTACCGTGGACAAAACGCTAATATGCATGCCTGCGAAGCCATGATTTCTGCGTATGAAGCCACACAAGATGCGAAATTTCTTGATCGTGCCGTGCTCATTGCAGAAAATATATGCCTCCGTCAAACACGTGATACCAAGGGCTATATCTGGGAACATTATGATCAGAACTGGCAGATAGATTGGGACTATAATAAAGATGACCCTAAAAATCTCTACCGCCCATGGGGCTACCAACCAGGACACTTTATTGAGTGGAGTAAACTACTCTTGCTGATTAATAATCACCGCCCACAGGCTTGGTTGCTTACACAAGCGGAGTATCTCTACGAAGAAGCGATGCGTTTGTGCTGGGATACTGATTTTGGTGGATTGGTTTACGGCTTTGGCCCCGATGGCAAAATTTGTGATGATGAAAAATACTTTTGGGTTCAGGCGGAGACCCTAGCGGCTCAGGCCTTGCTGGCGGATCAGACTCAAAAAGAGATTTATTGGCAGGATTATGAAAAGTTATGGGCTTATTGTTGGGAGAAGTTTAGTGGTGAAAAACATCAGCCTTGGCAGCGTCTCTTAAACCGCCAAGGTAAAAGTATTGATCCCAATGTCGCTTCACCAGGAGCCAAGATCGATTATCACACCACTTGTGCCTGCTTTGAGATTTTAAAAATCATCAAGTAA
- a CDS encoding glycoside hydrolase family 2 protein encodes MKTLDLNNEWILQGFSPDKSKKLDLTAQVPGHVHLDLSTHGHLPDMFWKKNADQCQWPEFWEWSYKKTFDLPQDYEAENMYLQFDGLDTFANIYLNGKKFGTPDDFSSENMFLPCEFDISQHWLKLQGNVLEVHFTSIHNAVSLANKLKPLPGAFADPLRPYVRRMQCTFGWDWVHRFIGAGIWKPCRIISFPKARIENSYVFTSSLNDKKAVLNIENNVECKDLSGLYYRLEIYSPNKDMIYKKSDSLISHKLINEVEIKAPEMWWPKGYGKASLYDVKFQILDSNGKSLDTKITETGIRTIEIEEIDDAQRPGSSFTIKINNVRIFAKGANWVPAHPFPSRISKEKYTRLIEQAEAANFNTLRVWGGGIYESDDFWKLCNRKGIMVLQDFMLACQSYPENDPQFTSLLKREFTANIIRIRNHASLIFWYGDNELGLGSQPQENWNCKELHQTLTKALLEKLDPSRPFRISSPHGKDPRSNNSLISGDCHKSSFEESFTSDYRKVMDSYNCGRFVSEHAVAGLPPKNSILKFMNEDDFRTGEILEYHTKDNPYIESGLTLYRRVEHHAETLYGSDSCPDIKLKKMEYFQYEDIRLAMESVRRRKFYSSGILFWMFNDCWPASGWSLVDYWGNRKAAWYAAQKGSAAIILASEADDQYLKWHLCSDLMQEKNVSCLFKIISTQGELRWSKELYCLANANISQQIFQIELEELKPLLADDAVFVAELFYDESSDRSYWTAGLPQEVQYAACNLSISESRNRNTGSITISTDNWAHVVSLQGDLDFSDNYFELLPGESKTIHWSSPQELYNDPMTIHCWNLKEIIAHNNTVSAQINLQKSNSERLVLK; translated from the coding sequence ATGAAAACACTTGATTTAAACAACGAATGGATTCTACAGGGTTTCAGTCCCGACAAATCAAAAAAACTTGACTTAACTGCTCAGGTTCCGGGACATGTACATTTAGATTTAAGTACTCATGGCCATCTCCCCGATATGTTCTGGAAAAAAAATGCCGACCAATGCCAGTGGCCTGAATTCTGGGAGTGGAGCTACAAAAAAACATTCGATTTACCTCAAGATTATGAAGCAGAAAACATGTATCTACAATTTGATGGCTTGGATACCTTCGCGAATATCTACCTCAATGGGAAAAAATTCGGTACGCCAGACGATTTTAGCTCTGAGAATATGTTTCTGCCCTGTGAATTCGACATTAGTCAGCACTGGCTCAAACTCCAAGGCAATGTTTTAGAAGTTCATTTCACCTCTATTCACAATGCCGTTTCTTTGGCTAATAAACTCAAGCCTCTTCCGGGGGCTTTTGCCGATCCCTTACGCCCATACGTTCGTCGTATGCAGTGCACTTTTGGCTGGGATTGGGTTCATCGATTTATAGGCGCGGGTATCTGGAAACCTTGTCGTATCATCTCATTTCCCAAAGCGAGAATCGAAAATAGCTATGTATTCACAAGCTCATTGAATGATAAAAAAGCCGTCTTAAACATTGAGAATAATGTAGAATGCAAAGATCTATCTGGACTCTATTACCGCCTGGAAATCTACTCGCCAAATAAAGACATGATTTATAAAAAAAGTGATTCCCTAATAAGTCATAAACTCATCAATGAAGTAGAAATTAAAGCACCTGAAATGTGGTGGCCCAAAGGCTATGGTAAGGCTTCACTTTATGACGTCAAGTTTCAAATACTTGATAGCAATGGAAAGTCTCTAGATACAAAAATTACTGAAACCGGTATAAGAACTATTGAAATCGAAGAGATTGACGATGCGCAAAGGCCTGGAAGTTCATTTACTATCAAAATCAATAATGTAAGAATCTTTGCCAAGGGGGCTAACTGGGTCCCTGCACACCCCTTCCCTTCTCGTATTTCTAAGGAGAAATACACTCGGCTAATTGAACAAGCCGAGGCAGCCAATTTTAATACCCTTAGAGTTTGGGGTGGTGGCATTTATGAATCAGATGATTTTTGGAAACTCTGTAACCGCAAGGGTATTATGGTTTTACAAGATTTCATGCTTGCTTGCCAATCCTATCCAGAGAACGACCCCCAATTCACCTCACTTCTAAAAAGAGAATTCACCGCAAATATTATTCGAATCAGAAATCATGCTAGTTTAATTTTCTGGTATGGAGATAATGAACTGGGACTGGGTAGCCAACCTCAAGAAAACTGGAACTGCAAAGAGCTTCATCAGACTCTTACGAAAGCTCTCCTAGAAAAACTTGACCCCTCACGTCCCTTCAGAATAAGTTCGCCACACGGAAAAGATCCGCGGAGCAATAATTCACTCATCTCAGGTGACTGTCACAAAAGCTCTTTCGAAGAAAGCTTTACTAGCGATTATAGAAAAGTTATGGATTCATATAATTGCGGACGTTTTGTTAGTGAACATGCGGTAGCTGGTTTACCACCAAAAAACAGCATCCTCAAGTTCATGAATGAAGATGATTTTAGGACAGGAGAAATACTCGAGTACCACACCAAAGATAATCCCTACATCGAATCTGGACTTACGCTTTATCGCCGCGTAGAACACCATGCTGAAACACTCTACGGATCAGATTCATGTCCAGATATTAAACTCAAAAAAATGGAATACTTCCAATACGAGGATATCCGCCTAGCCATGGAAAGCGTGCGTCGCAGGAAGTTCTACTCAAGCGGAATCTTATTTTGGATGTTTAATGATTGTTGGCCCGCTAGCGGTTGGAGTCTCGTTGATTACTGGGGCAACAGAAAAGCGGCTTGGTATGCAGCTCAAAAAGGTAGCGCAGCCATCATCCTAGCTTCTGAAGCAGATGATCAATATTTAAAATGGCATCTCTGCAGTGACTTAATGCAAGAAAAAAATGTTAGCTGCCTCTTTAAAATCATTTCGACTCAAGGTGAGCTTCGCTGGTCAAAAGAATTGTATTGTCTCGCTAATGCAAATATCAGTCAGCAAATCTTTCAAATCGAACTAGAGGAGCTTAAACCTTTACTCGCAGATGACGCGGTCTTTGTAGCGGAACTCTTTTATGACGAAAGCAGTGATCGCAGCTATTGGACTGCTGGTCTACCCCAAGAAGTTCAATACGCTGCCTGTAATTTAAGTATTTCAGAAAGCCGAAACAGAAATACCGGCTCTATAACAATCTCAACAGACAATTGGGCCCATGTGGTCAGTCTTCAGGGTGATCTAGATTTCAGCGATAACTATTTTGAACTGCTTCCCGGTGAATCAAAAACAATTCACTGGTCATCGCCTCAAGAACTCTACAATGACCCCATGACAATTCACTGCTGGAATCTAAAGGAAATTATTGCACATAATAATACCGTTTCAGCTCAAATTAACTTACAAAAATCTAACTCAGAACGTTTAGTACTTAAATAA